A portion of the Psilocybe cubensis strain MGC-MH-2018 chromosome 10, whole genome shotgun sequence genome contains these proteins:
- a CDS encoding putative peptide methionine sulfoxide reductase, giving the protein MLGRLKGLFTSTAVDLNSLRAPMSSWAMAYVVLVKSVNCTTTNSHLRIRHFPPSQNKGILSTTVGYTGGNPLVTNPSYKLVCGGATDHAEAVKIEFDPSIVTYDQLVEFFYRTHDPTTVNRQGADTGSQYRSAIFTHSDEQAAVAKRVTEEVQAKHFTPKGQKIVTEIVPAGPWWNAEDYHQLYLFKNPSGYQCPTHRLHW; this is encoded by the exons ATGCTGGGACGACTTAAAGGTCTTTTCACCTCAACTGCCGTCGACCTAAACTCTTTACGTGCCCCCATGTCATCTT GGGCCATGGCTTACGTCGTCCTGGTCAAAAGCGTCAACTGTACAACCACAAATAGCCACCTTCGCATCAGG CACTTCCCACCCTCGCAGAACAAGGGTATTCTGTCGACGACTGTCGGGTACACAGGTGGCAACCCACTTGTTACCAACCCAAGTTACAAGCTTGTCTGTGGAGGGGCAACAGACCATGCAGAGGCTGTCAAAATCGAGTTCGACCCAAGTATTGTGACATACGATCAGCTTGTTG AGTTTTTCTATCGAACGCATGATCCTACGACAGTCAATCGTCAAGGCGCCGACACTGGGTCTC AATATCGTTCTGCCATCTTCACGCACTCTGATGAACAAGCTGCTGTCGCAAAGCGCGTCACGGAAGAAGTTCAGGCTAAGCATTTCACGCCAAAAG GCCAGAAAATTGTGACGGAAATTGTCCCAGCAGGACCATGGTGGAATGCCGAAGACTACCATCAGCTGTATCTTTTCAAGAACCCAAGTGGATACCAATGTCCAACTCACCGCCTCCATTGGTAG
- a CDS encoding Catechol O-methyltransferase — translation MPFYKSTTTIEDWARSEKFHDSFLLSKDYILDAVANHSASLGLPDVAVSESQGKFLNLLARSIGAKRILEIGTLAGFSAIQFARAVPDDGNVTTLELDPLHAKVASENFERAGVAKKITLLVGRAADSLVALDPEKLFDLVFIDADKLSNVIYYTEAKRLLRSGGIIIVDNAVYDGKVADLEFNDDWALGVRELLAVMKDDKEVEAVTIPTVGARGFDGFIYAIRK, via the exons ATGCCTTTCTACAAATCCACAACTACAATCGAGGACTGGGCTCGTTCTGAGAAGTTCCATGAttctttcctcctctccaAAGACTACATTCTCGACGCTGTTGCTAACCACAGCGCCAGTCTCGGACTTCCAGACGTAGCTGTTTCCGAGTCCCAGGGCAAATTCCTGAATCTTCTCGCCCGGAGTATTGGTGCAAAGCGTATTCTTGAAATAGGAACTCTCGCAGG ATTCTCTGCAATCCAATTCGCCCGTGCCGTTCCGGATGATGGTAATGTTACCACACTCGAGTTAGATCCTCTCCATGCCAAA GTCGCCTCAGAGAATTTTGAAAGAGCAGGCGTAGCCAAGAAAATCACCCTGTTAGTTGGACGCGCAGCAGACTCATTGGTCGCATTGGATCCCGAGAAATTGTTCGATCTGGTTTTCATTGACGCCGATAAGTTGTCCAACGTCATATACTATACTGAAGCCAAACGCCTCCTTCGATCTGGGGGTATCATA ATCGTCGACAACGCAGTGTATGACGGAAAAGTTGCAGATCTTGAGTTCAATGACGACTGGGCGTTAGGTGTTCGTGAACTTCTTGCAGTGATGAAAGATGACAAGGAGGTAGAAGCCGTTACTATCCCAACTGTTGGAGCGAGAGGATTCGATGGTTTTATATACGCGATTCGGAAGTAG
- a CDS encoding Exosome complex exonuclease dis3 — MVEIKVLKRPRSEAVVTQRKFFKKTARGKVIKVLRERYLRDDVACGIEGCRECDQGVLPASGDKNHPAFPNGHFILPDTNVFLSQMDLVESPLFNPPIILLQTVLEEVRHRSLPLYNRLKALTKADDKKIWIFYNEYRSETAIIREEGETPNDRNDRGIRKATAWYNEHIKLSRPPIRGQPTPQIPTVVLMTEDSDNRQKAEKAGIPASSVRKYVQSMKNSTQLLDLLSAEGSSEIEPTKAVAGRQSLYPEYLPTSTLLAGVKAGELHQGHFNANQYNYLEGSVHVPAFTKPVLLVGRENMNRAVDGDIVVVEVFEEKEWKAPGDEVVDQDSTLKNDDAEDSADEGDVEDHEVLVKESKFVETTEIRGHDKQPTGRIVGIIKRNWRAYVCHIDSTSLTSSNATSLSQQTVFATPVSRLLPRIRLRTRQAPSLIGQKILVTIDRWDVTSRYPEGHFVRSLGKVESKEAEQESLLLEFEVPYRPFGKAILDCLPELGDQWVVPPKSDSSPEWRDREDFRDLIICSIDPPNCQDIDDALHARPLPNGNIEAGVHIADVSHFVHADTPMDSEAASRGTTVYLVDKRIDMLPSLLGTNLCSLRPFVERLAFSAIWEMTPDAEIVNVRFTKSVIASKAAFTYEEAQIRKDDPHRQDELTQGIRLLNSLAQKLKAKRMAAGALNLASPEVKIQLDSSESSDPIDVEQKELRETNSLVEEFMLLANISVAKKIEETFPQTAVLRRHLPPPRTNFEKLQDILMKRKGMPLDVSSSGALAASLDQCVDINEPAFNTLVRIMATRCMLSAEYFCSGSVGKDTFGHYGLASPIYTHFTSPIRRYADVLAHRQLSAAIGYSPLHASLHSKQHVERVLDVVNRRHRMAQMAGRASVEFYVGLALKARGEREKKNSAEVIEEAFVIRTFRNGLGVFVSKLGIEGLVMFKKDMQFDAENYTITVGTTTLAVFDKVKVRIEVEKDRNTQRGRVKMSLVHPIDSADL, encoded by the exons ATGGTCGAAATCaaggtgttgaagagacCAAGGTCTGAAGCTGTGGTTACACAGCGGAAGTTTTTCAAGAAAACCGCACGCGGAAAAGTCATTAAAG TCCTCCGCGAACGATATCTACGAGATGACGTAGCATGCGGAATTGAAGGATGTCGCGAATGCGACCAAGGTGTCCTTCCTGCCTCTGGCGATAAAAACCACCCAGCATTTCCcaatggtcatttcattttgCCGGATACGAATGTGTTCCTATCACAG ATGGACCTCGTCGAATCTCCTCTTTTTAATCCACCCATTATCCTGTTACAAACTGTGCTCGAGGAAGTCCGACATCGTTCTCTGCCATTGTATAACCGTCTCAAGGCTCTAACAAAAGCGGATGACAAGAAAATTTGGATCTTTTACAATGAATATCGATC CGAAACAGCAATCATCAGAGAAGAAGGCGAAACACCGAACGACAGAAATGACCGAG GTATCCGAAAAGCCACTGCATGGTATAATGAACACATCAAGCTTAGTCGACCGCCTATTCGGGGCCAACCTACTCCTCAAATACCGACTGTAGTATTGATGACAGAAGATTCAGACAATCGACAGAAGGCGGAGAAAGCTGGAATTCCTGCTTCTTCAG TGCGAAAATATGTTCAAAGCATGAAAAATTCAACGCAATTATTGGATCTTCTGTCCGCAGAAGGTTCAAGCGAAATTGAGCCAACGAAAGCTGTGGCAGGTCGCCAATCCTTGTATCCGGAG TATCTTCCGACATCCACATTATTGGCAGGGGTCAAAGCAGGAGAGCTGCATCAAGGGCATTTCAATGCAAATCAATATAATTATTTGGAAGGCAGCGTGCATGTTCCTGCATTCACCAAACCAGTATTGCTTGTTGGTCGAGAAAATATGAACAGAGCAGTCGACGGAGATATCGTAGTTGTGGAGGTTTTCGAGGAGAAAGAATGGAAGGCTCCGGGGGATGAGGTAGTGGATCAAGACT CAACTCTAAAAAATGATGATGCAGAAGATTCGGCTGACGAAGGGGATGTTGAAGACCATGAAGTTCTCGTAAAGGAATCCAAATTTGTCGAGACCACAGAAATCAGAGGCCACGATAAGCAACCGACAGGACGGATCGTGGGCATTATCAAGCGAAACTGGCGAGC tTATGtgtgccacatcgacagTACCTCTCTAACATCTTCCAATGCAACCTCTTTGTCTCAACAAACCGTCTTCGCCACCCCTGTCTCTCGTCTTCTTCCGCGCATCCGCCTACGTACCCGTCAAGCACCCTCGTTGATTGGGCAAAAAATTCTAGTTACAATCGACCGTTGGGACGTCACTTCACGATATCCTGAGGGTCACTTTGTACGTTCGTTGGGAAAAGTTGAAAGCAAGGAAGCCGAACAAGAGAGCCTGTTGCTGGAATTCGAAGTGCCGTACCGGCCTTTCGGAAAGGCAATTTTGGATTGCTTACCAGAATTAGGAGACCAATGGGTGGTTCCTCCTAAAAGCGATTCTAGCCCAGAGTGGAGGGACAGAGAAGACTTCAGAGATTTAATTATCTGCAGTATTGATCCTCCGA ACTGTCAGGACATTGACGATGCCTTGCACGCCAGACCGTTGCCAAACGGGAATATCGAAGCTGGTGTCC ATATCGCGGATGTATCGCATTTCGTGCATGCTGACACTCCCATGGACAGCGAGGCTGCGTCAAGAGGAACAACTGTTTATCTTGTAGATAAGAGGATTGACATGTTGCCATCACTTCTTGGGACAAATTTGTGCTCGTTACGACCTTTTGTTGAACGCCTTGCGTTTTCGGCTATCTGG GAAATGACGCCTGATGCAGAAATTGTGAACGTCAGGTTTACAAAGTCTGTTATCGCGTCGAAGGCTGCATTCACTTATGAGGAGGCTCAGATTCGTAAAGACGATCC CCATCGTCAAGACGAGCTCACTCAAGGCATTCGTCTCCTTAACTCGCTTGCACAAAAGTTGAAAGCGAAACGCATGGCGGCGGGTGCTCTCAATCTGGCTTCGCCTGAGGTCAAAATCCAACTAGACAGCTCAGAGTCATCGGATCCCATCGACGTTGAGCAAAAAGAACTCAGAGAAACAAACAGCCTTGTAGAAGAATTCATGTTGCTTGCCAATATTAGTGTCGCCaaaaaaatagaagaaaCGTTCCCTCAGACTGCCGTCCTAAG GCGACATTTGCCACCTCCACGAACTAACTTCGAGAAGCTTCAAGATATTCTGATGAAGAGAAAGGGTATGCCTCTCGATGTCTCGAGTTCAGGTGCACTTGCTGCGTCTCTGGATCAATGTGTT GACATCAATGAACCAGCCTTCAACACCCTGGTCCGTATCATGGCTACTAGATGTATGTTATCTGCAGAATATTTCTGCTCTGGAAGTGTTGGAAAGGACACTTTTGGACATTACGGTCTCGCAAGCCCAATTTACACGCATTTTACGAGTCCAATCCGACGTTATGCAG ATGTATTAGCCCATCGTCAACTGTCAGCTGCCATTGGCTACTCGCCGCTACATGCCTCGCTACACTCAAAGCAACACGTTGAACGCGTGTTGGACGTGGTGAATCGCAGACATCGTATGGCACAGATGGCAGGGCGTGCCAGCGTGGAATTTTATGTTGGATTGGCGCTCAAGGCTCGtggagagagggagaagaaaaATTCAGCCGAGGTGATTGAAGAGGCATTCGTGATCAGAACGTTCAGGAATGGGCTTGGTGTCTTTGTGTCAAA GTTGGGTATTGAGGGTTTGGTGATGTTCAAGAAGGATATGCAATTCGATGCCGAGAATTATACGATCACTGTGGGCACGACAACCCTCGCCGTGTTTGACAAGGTAAAGGTTCGCATAGAAGTAGAAAAAGACAGGAATACACAGAGGGGACGGGTCAAGATGAGCTTGGTGCATCCCATTGATTCTGCGGACCTGTAA
- a CDS encoding GMC oxidoreductase family protein Mala s 12 produces the protein MPIVKLEDVARKTFNYIVIGGGTAGLTVAARLSEEPSNSVLFLKTLGNPQYDWAFPVLDQKHANNSKHIWSRGKGLGGSSAMNFYAWIKPPAADMDAIEQLGNPGWNWSEFEKYSKRSETFLPASKEQIEVYHYPDNSITEHRGTSGPIQVAIPHGAHTLDKLFQETMINKGFKDVKDPYSGDINGTWIASSSIDPKTWTRSFAATAYLVPNLDRENLSILTGAYVSKILFDGVKSNEKLKSSGVQFIYQGETHVVHTDREVILSAGAIKSPHVLELSGIGNPKILEKVGINVNIDLPGVGENVQEHYGCSVTYELNPDVSHETIDRFREPGYAEKAKELHTLGQGIHRTGLTSFAYFPLVDINADEAATVIKGAEEEVKDLVNGGTLRPGVEEQLKLQLSILRDNNVPDLTPEPNTRYATVTAILNHPISRGTIHTESVDPLAYPIIDPHYLESNTDLEVLVQHIKFIKSLANTEPWKSGIIREVYPGPNYSSDRDIREYVKEHVLTIWHTIGGCSMLPRSKSGVVDANLKVYGTTNLRVVDLSVIPLHIAAHTQATAYFLGEKAASIIKGE, from the exons ATGCCCATCGTCAAGCTCGAAGATGTCGCTCGTAAAACATTCAATTACATTGTGATAGGAGGCGGG ACCGCCGGATTAACTGTCGCTGCTCGTCTCTCAGAAGAGCCTTCCAATAGCGTTCTT TTTTTGAAGACACTCGGTAACCCACAG TACGATTGGGCCTTCCCAGTACTCGATCAGAAACACGCTAACAACTCTAAGCACATATGGTCAAGAGGAAAGGGTTTAG GTGGAAGCTCTGCGATGAACTTCTATGCCTGGATCAAACCACCGGCGGCAGACATGGACGCCATTGAGCAACTTGGTAACCCTGGATGGAACTGGTCTGAATTCGAGAAATATTCCAAGAGGTCTGAAAC CTTCCTTCCTGCTTCAAAGGAACAGATTGAGGTGTATCACTATCCCGACAATTCTATCACTGAACATCGAGGAACATCTGGCCCCATTCAAGTTGCCATTCCTCATGGAGCACATACTTTGGATAAGCTCTTCCAAGAAACAATGATCAACAAAGGATTTAAAGATGTTAAAGATCCGTACAGCGGTGAT ATTAATGGAACATGGATAGCATCGTCGAGCATCGACCCAAAAACTTGGACTCGATCTTTTGCCGCGACTGCATACCTCGTTCCAAACCTTGACAGGGAGAACCTCTCT ATCCTCACCGGCGCCTATGTTTCTAAAATCCTATTCGACGGGGTTAAATCAAATGAGAAACTCAAAAGCAGCGGTGTTCAGTTCATCTATCAAGGCGAAACACATGTAGTACATACAGATCGAGAAGTGATATTGAGCGCTGG AGCAATCAAATCACCACACGTTCTAGAGTTGTCTGGAATTGGAAACCCTAAGATATTGGAAAAAGTGGGTATAAATGTCAATATTGACCTTCCCGGAGTAGGAGAAAATGTTCAAGAACACTACGGATGCTCTGTTACCTATGAGTTAAATCCTGACGTTTCCCATGAAACTATCGATCGCTTCAGGGAGCCAGGGTATGCCGAAAAAGCAAAGGAACTTCA CACTCTCGGACAAGGAATCCATCGCACTGGGCTGACTTCGTTTGCATATTTTCCACTCGTGGATATCAATGCTGACGAAGCTGCAACCGTGATAAAAGGTGCCGAAGAAGAGGTGAAAGATCTTGTGAATGGTGGTACTCTGCGACCTGGTGTAGAAGAACAGCTCAAATTACAGCTATCTATTCTTCGGGATAACAATGTACCTGATT TGACCCCTGAACCAAATACACGATACGCGACTGTGACTGCAATTTTAAACCACCCCATCTCTCGGGGTACTATC CACACAGAAAGCGTCGATCCGCTAGCCTACCCGATCATTGATCCACACTACCTTGAGAGCAATACTG ACCTTGAGGTCCTTGTCCAGCACATTAAATTTATCAAAAGTCTAGCCAATACCGAGCCTTGGAAATCTGGTATTATCCGCGAAGTATACCCAGGGCCAAACTATAGTTCTGATCGGGATATACGAG AGTATGTGAAAGAGCATGTATTGACCATTTGGC ATACAATTGGTGGCTGCTCTATGCTTCCGAGAAGCAAGTCGGGTGTGGTTGATGCTAATCTTAAG GTCTACGGAACGACAAATCTTCGCGTTGTAGATTTATCAGTCATTCCCCTTCACATTGCCGCACATACGCAAG caacagcataCTTCCTCGGAGAAAAAG CTGCGAGTATCATCAAAGGGGAGTGA
- a CDS encoding Beta-glucan synthesis-associated protein KRE6 yields MKSKRSSLHGSLHGTMAEKYSLGPSPEEWGISLYSREADDDLHDPRAQLEPSKILTMRALVNIGCLMLLLIGCFALFVAYPVVSHYLRQSQSFQGGFNLGGINASGQVPEISSNGGLIDKDTPREAYTRPSYQDPTQDMVLVFSDEFNTDGRTFYPGDDPYWEAVDLHYWGTVDLEWYDPMQATTSDGYLRLRIDKVDDIADNHNLQYRSGMIQSWNKFCFTGGIIEAGIILPGSNNVSGLWPALWTMGNLGRAGFGGSLDGVWPYTYDSCDVGTLANQTYPPSLSSSPDITTPAAAIIGGDPNYNGQLSLLPGQKLSACTCPGEAHPGPIRPDGTFVGRSSPEIDVLEAIVNNGVGQASLSAQWAPFDAGYIVSNSTDNIIIQNVDTIKNTFIGGAFQQTTSGLATTSQECYELGSQCSSVYGFEYKPGFDDGYITWVSSGQLSWTLKGPAMGANTESEISQRPISSEPMYIIANLGLSLGFGTVDFDNLIFPATMSIDYIRVYQPADSLNVGCDPKDFPTAKYIETFQRAYTNANLTDWADVQEPWPKNRLIDTC; encoded by the exons ATGAAGTCGAAGAGAAGTTCCCTGCATGGAAGTTTGCAC GGCACCATGGCAGAGAAG TACTCACTAGGACCGTCTCCTGAGGAGTGGGGGATCTCCCTTTACTCTAGAGAAGCCGACGATGATCTACACGACCCGAGAGCCCAGTTGGAGCCTTCGAAGATTCTGACCATGAGGGCTCTCGTTAACATTGGCTGTCTCATGCTTCTTTTGATCGGATGCTTCGCTCTTTT TGTTGCTTATCCAGTAGTTTCGCATTATTTACGCCAGAGTCAATCTTTCCAGGGTGGTTTCAACCTTGGAGGGATCAACGCATCAGGGCAGGTCCCTGAGATCTCTAGTAACGGGGGTCTCATCGACAAAGACACCCCTAGAGAAGCGTATACGAGGCCTTCATACCAGGACCCCACACAAGACATGGTTTTGGTGTTTTCTGACGAGTTCAATACCGATGGACGAACCTTTTACCCAGGCGACGACCCCTATTGGGAAGCAGTTGACCTTCATTATTGGGGAACT GTCGACCTTGAATGGTATGATCCTATGCAAG CCACAACATCCGATGGGTACCTTCGACTGAGAATCGATAAAGTCGACGACATCGCTGACAATCACAACCTACAATATCGGTCGGGCATG ATCCAATCATG GAATAAGTTCTGTTTCACTGGAGGCATTATTGAAG CTGGAATTATTCTTCCTGGATCAAACAATGTCAG CGGTCTTTGGCCTGCACT ATGGACTATGGGAAATCTAG GCCGGGCAGGGTTCGGAGGCAGTTTAGACGGAGTA TGGCCTTACACTTACGACTCCTGCGATGTCGGCACTCTTGCAAATCAGACGTACCCACcatctctttcctcctcacctGACATAACAACACCAGCTGCAGCTATTATTGGCGGAGATCCAAACTACAACGGACAATTG TCTTTGCTACCTGGACAAAAACTCT CTGCTTGTACGTGTCCTGGAGAGGCTCACCCTGGACCCATTCGGCCAGACGGCACTTTTGTTGGTCGCTCCTCTCCCGAAATCGATGTACTGGAAGCTATAGTCAATAATGGTGTCGGTCAG GCATCTTTGTCTGCACAATGGGCTCCATTTGAC GCTGGATATATCGTGAGCAATTCCACAGACAACATAATTATTCAGAACGTCGACACCATCAAGAATACCTTCATCGGAG GAGCTTTCCAGCAAACTACAAGTGGATTAGCAACGACAAGCCAAGAATGTTACGAACTTGGGTCTCAATGTTCATCAGTGTATGGTTTCGAGTACAAACCTGG GTTTGACGACGGGTACATCACTTGGGTCAGTTCTGGACAGCTATCCTGGACGCTCAAAGGACCTGCGATGGGTGCAAACACGGAGAGCGAGATCAGCCAACGTCCGATCTCTTCAGAGCCAATG TACATCATTGCCAATCTTGGTCTCTCCCTTGGGTTTGGGACAGTCGACTTTGATAACCTGATATTCCCTGCCACCATGAGTATCGATTATATCAGAGTGTACCAGCCAGCCGATTCATTGAACGTCGGATGTGACCCCAAAGACTTCCCCACAGCGAAGTACATTGAAAC CTTCCAACGAGCGTATACAAACGCCAACCTTACTGACTGGGCAGATGTGCAAGAGCCGTGGCCAAAAAATAGGTTGATAGACACCTGTTGA
- a CDS encoding GMC oxidoreductase family protein Mala s 12: MPIVNVEETVKSPFDYVVIGGGTAGLTVAARLSEDPSVKVLVLEAGEENLNDPLIEVPAQFLRTFGNPKYDWAFPVVKQKHANNIEHMWQRGKGLGGSSGMNFFAWIKPPAEDINAYEKLGNRGWNWAEYEKYSKRSETFHPPTKEQTDLYPHKFIVEHRGTTGPIQVAISHSVHTLDELFQETMVNKGLKEVDDPYDGDMTGTWIASSSIDPRTWTRSYSANTYLVPNLKRENLSVLTGAYVSKVLLNESEGNDDRIVNGVEFIHDGTKHKVMVDKEVILSAGSIKSPQILELSGIGNPDILEPLGIKVEISLPGVGENVQEHYGCPVTFELDPKIPHETLDFLRDPEYAAKQIELHALGKGAFRKGLTSFAYFPLTAIDRSEALRIISQAEEEVKALEKSGTLRPGIKEQLDIQLDILKDEKVPDCEIVVMPFFASRAVAPEPGKLYTTLVGILNHPMSRGTIHIQSSDPLLNPTIDPHYLESETDLEVLAQHVKFIKSLADTEPWKSGIIRETDPGEHLKTDNEIKEYVKNCIATIWHTTGSCSMLPREKEGVVDYNLKVYGTKNLRVVDLSVLPLQIAAHTQATAYFVGEKGENTR, encoded by the exons ATGCCAATCGTCAACGTCGAAGAGACAGTCAAGAGTCCTTTTGATTACGTCGTGataggaggagga ACTGCCGGACTCACTGTTGCAGCTCGTCTCTCAGAAGATCCCTCCGTAAAGGTCCTCGTACTAGAAGCGGGAGAGGAAAATCTCAATGATCCCTTGATTGAAGTTCCAGCCCAATTTTTGAGGACCTTCGGAAATCCTAAG TATGACTGGGCATTTCCTGTAGTAAAGCAGAAGCACGCCAATAATATTGAGCACATGTggcaaagaggaaaaggtTTAG GTGGCAGTTCTGGCATGAACTTTTTTGCATGGATAAAACCACCCGCGGAGGATATTAATGCATACGAGAAGCTAGGAAATCGAGGATGGAACTGGGCTGAATACGAGAAATACTCTAAGAGATCCGAGAC CTTCCATCCGCCGACTAAGGAGCAGACTGATTTGTATCCACACAAATTCATTGTCGAGCATCGAGGCACAACCGGTCCAATTCAAGTAGCTATATCTCATAGTGTGCACACTTTGGATGAGCTTTTCCAGGAGACAATGGTGAATAAAGGGCTAAAAGAGGTTGACGATCCTTACGATGGCGAT ATGACCGGGACCTGGATTGCATCCTCTAGTATCGATCCAAGAACTTGGACCCGTTCATACTCTGCCAATACGTATCTCGTTCCCAATTTGAAGAGGGAGAACCTCAGC GTATTGACAGGAGCTTATGTCTCTAAAGTGCTTCTCAATGAGAGTGAAGGAAATGATGATCGTATTGTTAATGGAGTAGAGTTCATACATGATGGAACTAAACACAAAGTTATGGTCGACAAAGAGGTGATCCTAAGCGCCGG ATCCATCAAGTCTCCACAGATCCTAGAGCTGTCTGGCATCGGAAATCCAGATATATTGGAACCGTTGGGAATTAAGGTAGAGATTAGCCTCCCCGGTGTCGGTGAGAATGTTCAGGAACATTACGGCTGTCCTGTTACCTTCGAACTCGATCCAAAGATACCCCACGAAACGTTGGACTTCCTCAGAGACCCAGAGTACGCAGCCAAGCAAATTGAACTCCA TGCTTTAGGGAAAGGCGCATTCCGCAAAGGACTGACCTCGTTTGCGTACTTCCCATTGACGGCGATTGATCGCTCCGAAGCCTTGAGAATTATCTCACAAGCTGAAGAGGAAGTCAAAGCTCTCGAAAAGAGCGGAACGCTTAGGCCTGGCATCAAAGAGCAACTGGACATTCAGTTAGATATCCTCAAAGATGAGAAAGTTCCAGATTGCGAAATTGTCGTTATGCCCTTTTTTGCTTCCAGGGCTG TTGCTCCTGAACCGGGAAAGCTATACACTACCTTGGTAGGAATTTTGAACCACCCAATGTCTAGAGGGACTATC CATATCCAAAGCAGTGACCCTCTCCTCAACCCAACGATTGACCCACACTACCTTGAAAGCGAAACCG ATCTGGAAGTTCTTGCACAGCATGTGAAGTTTATCAAGAGCCTTGCTGATACAGAGCCATGGAAATCAGGCATTATTCGTGAGACCGACCCCGGTGAACACCTCAAGACAgacaatgaaatcaaag AATATGTGAAAAACTGCATCGCGACCATCTGGC ACACAACCGGGAGTTGCTCGATGCTTCCTCGAGAGAAAGAAGGCGTGGTAGATTACAACCTCAAG GTGTATGGGACCAAAAACCTACGTGTAGTTGATCTATCCGTGCTTCCTCTTCAGATTGCAGCGCACACTCAAG CTACCGCATACTTCGTCGGAGAAAAAGGTGAGAACACCCGTTAA